The stretch of DNA attaaaaaaattacattAGTCGAGCAGCGAGCCAGCACAAGCTGACAGGGCCCATCTTATCTTAGGCCTGGGCCCATCAGGCCTGAAGGCGGTTTTGCTCTTCCAGTCCAGCAACAGCAAGATCAATTCATTTCGTACCCTCCACGTGCGTCGTGGCAAAAGTGGAAAAGCCAGGGGAAGGGTTTCTCCAAAACCCTCCAACAAAATCGCGACCGCCGGCGGAGGATCGGCGCCGCCATGTCgcagatcctcctcctcctccgcctctccGCCCACTCCCACGGCGTCCGCATCCACGGCTGCCGCCGCCTCAGCTCCGCGGTCTACGGCGGCGGGAGGCGGCCGGCCGGGCCGCCGCGGGACGACGAGGCCAGCCGGGCGGTGCGGGTGTCGGTGTGGTGGGACTTCGAGAACTGCAACATCCCCAACGGCGTCAACGTCAACCGCGTCGCCCCGCGCGTGTCCGCCGCGCTCCGCGCCGCCGGCATCCGCGGGCCGCTCTCCATCACCGCCTTCGGGGACGTGCTGCAGCTCGCGCGGTCCTCACAGGAGGCGCTCGCCGCTACGGGCGTCTCCATCTCCCACGTCCCAAGCAGTTGCGTGCTCGTGTACCACCCCCTGCCCGATTAATTCTTCTCCATTCCGTTCCGTTCCGTTCCGTTCCATTCCCCTTCTGTTATGATTGCGGGAACGTCTTCCGTAATCTGTTTGACGAATGCGCAGTAGTGTTAAAAAAATTGATGATTTTGGTGCCCACGGTATGACGATTAATCTATTGCTTTGGCTTTTCCTGCGTTTCTTTATTGGATTTTTTTGTTGTCGGGTTGGTGACTGGATATGCGCTTTCCATGGTTTGTGAAGTTATGGATGCTAAATTTGAGAGGATCTTTTTATTTGGTTAATTTCGCGTATATTGGTCTGTTGATTCAAGTTTTTTGTTCACAAAGTTTGATACCGAATCTAGTTGCCTCCTGATCGCAGGGATGTCCATCATCTTTCTGTAGGTTAACGGGTTGgaacaaaaattaaaaaaaataaatgcaCATAAAAGTTTGACCGAGGAAAATACTAAAACGACTTACATTTTGGAACGGTAGGAGTAGATGACATAAGGGCCAATGTTAAATAGCaaagcaattttttttttacaaagttGGCATCCTCTATTTTCACAGGATTTTTAATTCTATTtgggttctctgtttttttcCTTAATTTGTACTAACAGTGTTGTTTCCATGATGTAGGTGGGAAGAATAGTTCTGACCGCTCTTTTATGGCTGATCTTGTCTACTGGATTGCTCAGAATCCGCCACCAGTTCATTTTTTCCTTATATCTGGGGATAAAGATTTTGCAAACATCTTGCATCGTTTGCGAATGAGCAACTACAATGTACTGCTTGCTTGTCCTAGTTCTGCTACCAGTGTACTGTGCAGTGCAGCAACAATCATGTGGCCTTGGGATGGTTTAGTTAGAGGGGAGGATTTGTCACCAAAACGTTTTAACCACCCACCGGATGGTTTACATGGATCTTGGTATGGTCACTGCCAAGGAGCCCTTGATGACCCCTCCCTGGAGAAGGAATCGAAGGAACCCATCAATGTAGCATCTGATCCAAAGCATTTTTCAGTACCATCTGATACCAAGCCTAGCTCAGCCCCTAAATATGTAACAAATGCAATTCTAGAGGTACTACGTTCATATCCTGAAGGGATGAGGATCTCAGAACTCCGAGGACAGCTTATAAAGAACAGTATTGATCTTGATACAGATTTTTTTGGTCACAAGAAATTCTCTCGCCTTCTTGAATCAATGCCAAATGTTGTTAAACTAGTAGATCATCCAAGTGAAAACCAACTATATGCAATTCCCGTCAACAAAAGACTTCTGCAGCCTGGTGACAGAGCCCTTGATGACCCCTTCCTGGAGAAGGAATCAGAGGAACCCATCAAGGTACCAACTGAGTCCCAGCATTGTTCAGTACCATCTGATACCAAGCCTAGCTCAGTTCCTAAATATGTAAAAAATGCAATTCTGGAGACACTACGTTCATATCCTGAAGGGATCAACCTTTCACTACTCCGAACAGAGCTCAAGAAGAAAACAATTTGTCTCGGTCCAGGTTTTTTTGGCTACAAGAAGTTCTCTTGCCTTCTCCAATCAATACCAGATATTGAATTGGTGGGTCCTCAAACTGGTGAAGGATATGCAATTGCTGTCAACAGAAGATTGCTGCAGCCTGGTGACGGATGTACTAAGACCCTTAGCTCAGATCAATGTAATGTCAGGGAGAATAACCCAACTGGGACAGCACACACTGATAAGAAGCATACACTAAGTTCTTCTCAAAGCATTGACTGGAGCAGAAGCTTCATAGAGACACTAAGTGAACACCCACCTACATTTTCTGTCTTACCTTCCCCATCAAATGGGCTATCTGAGGACCAAAATGAGTGCCCAGTGGCTGATGTGAGTGGGTCGACAGAGTCACCATCAAAGCACAGGGAAGTTGATGAAATGACTACCCCTGGAACTCCCTCTTCCTCAGGGGTGGAAAATGCCGCTAACAAAGATGGATTCTTTAAAAGGATCTGGACAATGTGGAATGGCCCCGAGAATGTTAAGTCTGAGGTTTCTCAAAATTGTGAAAGCATTTCTGCAGAAGTGATTGATGATTTGCAAAAAATGACCTCTTCCAAAAATGACCGCTCAGATGGTACTGAGAGCACGGCAGCAGTAAGTGATAATTTATCAATTTCATTAGGTGACGATCATTCTGAAAAAATAAAGAGAGATCCATCAATTCCTGAAAACCCAGAACCATGCAGAAAACCTGTTGCTGTTTCCGTGAGTAAACCTGGAAAGAAGGATGACATTTCCGAAATGAATTGGGGCCTGTTTAACTGGGCTTCAAGGTGGTGGACATTTGGAAAATCAGATGCAGATAGTAGTACAACCAACATAAATGCTGATGATGAACTGAAGACTGACTCTATTGAAGAATTTGAATCTTCGAATGTTCCAACTTATGGAAGTGCACAGCAGGTGGTTCATGAAATTTTTACAAAGCCTGACTTGTGGGCAGTTTTGGAGCAACAGTTATCAGAACCTCTTGGGTCTGAGGTTATTTTGAAAGCAAAGACAAGGTAATCTTTTGCCCCCTTTAGATTCTAACTCATGCCTTTTGGCTGCTTGTTGATCTAATTTTTAAGAAGAGCTGTTGTGACTTTGATCTGGAATTCATACTTCTCCAAATTTGAAGCCAGACTCATGGTGAATGCAATACAACTTTGTTGTTTCCTTTTTTACGCTAGTGGCAACGAATAGAATCTGGTGCATTTTTGTTAGTAATCATCAACTGATGAGAAGAAATAACTGTCAACTCTGGTGCATTTTTGTTAGTAATGGCAACGGTCCAAATTCATTCTATAGATTGCTTGGTAGAGGTTTTGTAATTTGTAGACAGCTACTCCTTCCGTCCCAAATAAGTGCACATTTCACTTATTGAGGAGTAAAAAATTTTTAAGTTAGAccaaatttattcaaaaatgtactaatatttatgatgtataataagtatcattagattgatCATAgaatatactttcataataaacttacttgaagatataaatatcgatattatttttatatgtgCATATATTTTGGGATTGAGGGAGTACAATTATGCAATTTGTCTTTGACTGTGTTGCCTGTATTTGTAGTTACATAGAGCATATTACTAGGAAGATGACTTCTATATTGTTCTTTCATGTCTATTTTAACCCTGTCTATTACTTATGTCAAGCATGTCATGTCCAGAACTGATATCAGAGCAAATGCCATGTCCAGAAATATCAGAGCAAACCAAATCCTCTTTTGCAGTTATCTCTTACTTTCAACAATGGTTATTTTGCATATGGTTATGTTTTAAAGCTGTAGAAAGAGAAGAATATAAATGAGGTATTGAGGTCCCTATACTGATTCCATTATGTGTCATTAAAACTTACTAAACTTGGCATCACATCACATTTTGAAACTTATGATTAATCATCGCTTGCTTGAGCATTCATCATATAATAATCCTTCTATATGTTTCCTTCTGCAAGTAAAGGTTTTATGAGATGATATGCAAAACTATGTTTCCCTTTTTTTAATAGAGAGCAGTTCTTATATGATCGCTTTTCTTGGCCAGGGAGGAATTGGCACATGGATTGCGGAAGTTAAATTGTTGGCCTTTGAAAGGCCTCCTTGAGAAAGATCTGCATCATCTGGTACATTTGTTAATTTCGGAAAAGAAATGGATTGAAGAAACTTCTTCCAGACTTTTCCCTTTCCGTCTTACCCTCCCTCACAAGAGAAAATGTGTTCCATCGAGTTCCAACAAATCCAATGgtcttagttttattttttcaaGTGGGAAGCCACAAAAGGGCAAATATGTTTATAAAAGTAGGAAAAGCAAGTCTCTCACTAGGGAGGAGATACTATCAGATTGTCACAAGTTGTTGAAGGAGCTTCTTTCTGAGTCTGAATATGGATTCAACATCGGAATTTTCAAGCGCTGTTTTACTCAGAAGTATGGATACGAGCTTAATCACCAGAAGCTTGGGTATCCGGACCTTGAATCACTGTTGCAAATTATGCCTGATGCAAGGGTAAAATTCCCAAGGGTTATGCCCTCAGAACACGGGAACGGCCAGGGTGGCAGCAAGGCAAATGGAAACCGAAGCAATGGTGATGACTTGATTTGGGAGGAGCTTGGTCCTGTATCAGCCACTACTGCAACCGCTGCTGCAGGGGTCGACAAGGAAATGTGCTACTGTCCTCCCACTCCTTCAGATGATGAATTCTCGGATAGCGACAGTGTAAAAGATCAGCAGCCTAGAAGAAACACTGAGCAGCAGAGCTCGCTTCTCCAGATCATTGGTTCTTGGAACAGTAGCAAGAGTGATGGCTGTAGCAAGAAACCTCAAGACATTGATGGGTTGGTGGACTGTTCTAGACGCAGCCCAGGCAATCTTGACAGTATGGCCTTAGGAAAGGCTCAAACGTCTTCAAAACTATCGCATAAGCAGTACTCTTTCGTGTCGGACTCTGGGGAAGACAGTGAGCCGGATAAGCTAGTTGAGAGCGTCTTGGGCAGTCTGCAAAAAGCACGGGCCTCAAAGTTGCACAATTGAACATCTGCTGCCATTTGCAAAAAAGTCGGCTCGCTTCGCTTGTCCTCAAATTGAAGCGGTCAGCCTGATATCTTTTTAAAATCCACCATGGTCCTTGCTTGGTCGCCTCATATCAAACAAAGGCGCACTTTTTGTGGCTATAATCTCATTAGTCTGACAACATATGCTAGTAAGCTACGGATTGGCAGGAGTTATCCAAAAGAGCAACTTTCGTTTTTGCAACATAACGAAGCTTGTTTATGGCGCCATGGCTGATTGTTACCAACGGCGACTACGAGCAAGCATCAGCCAGCGAGACTGGTGAATCAAGTTCATCATTTACTCAGATTAGGCTTAGGCCTTAATAACTGGTATGTTAGCATTGGGTACCACTACCACATCTGGCTAGAGACCGCCACCTGTTTCTGCTTTCTTTTTTCTGCAGGGCGTTTGTCCGCCCAATTGACACGCTCATTTTCCTCATAAATTGGTTAACACGGCGGTTTAGATGATGTCCACTACCAGTGTTGGTATTCCAtggactttttttttcttttttggctaCGTCGAATTTAGTAGTTTCTGTAGTATATAAAATATAAAACACTACTATATGCCATGACACAGACACTTGTGTCAGGGCACATTGGAATGCCAGTTGTCTGCAATACCTTGAAATCTTATCCACCCTACCCTGGCCCCTTGGCCACGTTGGGTTCACTGCTGATGGTTGTACCTTTTGTGCGTGTCTCTTGAGAGCGTGCTTTTCTGCCTGTTGAGTGCCATCTAAAATGTTGTTCAGTCTGCTTGTCTCTGCGCTCGCCTTTGGAGCTTGTTAGCTGTCATATGATCTCGAGGATTTGCTGGTCTAATCTTCAAAGATCATATGGGTAAAATTTTATGTATGTGTGCATGTGTTCATAGGGTGTATGCAGTGTGCGTCGTGACTCGTGAGCAAAGTAAATTAAAACAAAACTGTCATGCGACAGGAATCGATGGGAGCCAGATATAACAAGGCATTCTGACCTGGCAGCATCACATTCACAAGAACCAGGTGGATATTTATAAATTTAtaaatgttcatgttcacttcgaATCCTTGACCAACTTTTCATCCCCTTCAGTAGTCGTGCCAGCAATATAATACTAACactgagcatctccaacagtttactAAAACACTTGCTATCTCATAAATTTTGGCAAATCAATGATAAAAACTCTCtacaacagtttgctaaacatGTTTGCTAAAAACCTTGACTTGCTATCCTTCTCATCCGCGCGCGCACTTCTACACGCGCGGACTCGCCGCGTATCTCGTCCCCGCGCCGTTCGTTGCTGCGGGCTGCCGCCGCACGCTGACCTGCTGCCGTGCATGCTGCTGCCCTGCTGCTggcgtgctgctgctgccctgCTGCTGGCGTGCTGCTGCCTGTTGCTGAGCTGCTGGCCTGCTGCTGAGCtgcgtgctgctgctgccctgCTGAGCtgcgtgctgctgctgccgtgcTGCTGAGCTGCTGGCGTTCTGCtgtcttgtttaggccttgtttagttcaccctgaaaaccaaaaagttttcaagattctccgtcacatcgaatcttgtggcacatgcatgaaacattaaatatagacgaaaacaaaaactaattacacagtttagttgtaaatcacgagatgaaacttttgatcctagttagtctatgattagataatatttgtcacaaacaaacgaaaatgctacagtaccgaaaacttttcactttttggaacaaaacaaggccttagttccaaatattttcaagattctccatcatatcgaattttacggTACTTGTAtgatgcattaaatatacatgaaaacaaaaactaattgcacagttcatatgtaaatcgcgagacgaatcttttaagtccagttactctataattggacaatgtttgtcaaataaaaacgaaaatgctacagtgtcaaaatccaaaaaatttgcgAACTGAACCAGGTGAAAGAGTGTCCAAAGTGTTCGAAAGCTAAATAAAATCTGCTGCCGCACGGAGGCGACGTCTAGACGTCAGGCACGGGCCACAGATAGATGGGCGTTGGTAGTTGGGGTGTGGGCcttcttttcttttaatttgGCAAGTCTAAatggcaaactattggagatagtcatttttttcacttgccaaatcttttacTAAGTTGCCAAAACTCAAAATATGGCAAATaaattttagcaaactgttggagatgctctaagctaaTTTAAGCTCACGAAAGCTGCTGGGCCTGCGATTATAATAACAACGGATATTGTAGCTTGGTAATCGGATCATCCAAGGAATAGAAGAGGTCATCAGGAAAGGCCATGACCGTGACTGGTCTACTCCTCGGTCGCCATCAGTGACACGTCGGCACGAGAAGGCAGCCAATGAGCGGCGTCGACGTGGACCCGGGACCCCGGACTGAGAGCTCTTGGCGCCACGTGTCGCTGAGGACGGCGGCCTGCCGACGTGGACGGTCTGAGTCACCAGGCCCACGGACTTGTTGCGTGAGGCCTGTGCTACTGCTCCGTTGACCGGCCGGGGGAAGGAAAACTAGGCCGCCGTTGATCATTGTCTGCTTGTGCTAGTGTAGTTTGTATCGTTAAAGTTCAACTCTTGTTACATCTAttgtttagacacatacatgtaatcaaatgtttggatacatgcatgtagtattaaatatagactatttacagaactaaaaacacagctaaaaaataatttgtgagataaatcttttaaacttagtttatgattaaatattaattgtcaaacaaaacgaaagagctacggTATCTATTCAACTTTAACACCTTCAATCAAACACCTCTTTTATCATTTAGGAATGATGCATGAGTGGTCTCTATGTAGTAAGAAAGAGTATTGGTTAGCCTTTGTTTTGCTTTTATACTGATGTGATTGCTTATGGCATCGATCAACGTTCAACATGTATTTTTCGTGCTTTGGTTGATTGGTTCTGTTCTGTTAACCGCTTGCAACCAAATCAAATCCACCTGTGGAAAAATGACATGTCAAGATGATGCTATATATGGGTCACGACTCACGAGACTAGTATATATTTGCTAGTATGTCAGCACTCAACTGGCAGAGGTTGTCGTTTTTTTTTCATTCCACCCGTCCATATCTCGTGCTATCACGAGGTGCTACCACATTTTGGTAGAGTTTCTACTTCTTGATTTTTTGCTCTTTAATTGATTTTCTAAAGAAGTGATTTTGACCTGGAGCAGAGTGTGTCATCACTCAACTTGTGTCCGAGTCTATCTGTTTAGggctcgggcgagacggaagaTAGCCCATGGACATTTCGGCTCTGTTCGCTTATTCTATAAGTTGTACTTTTTTTATTaaccagcagtgtttttctctcatgataaatcagcgaacagagtCATGGTTTAGTACCCGACTGTATAAAACGCCGAGAGAAGTCATCTCATCTGTACCTACCTTCTTTAATAAAAAAAACTCGATCGGGTAATTTGATGGTGACTACACACTGCAAGATTAGCTTAACGCTATCTCGATCGAGGAGGTTTTGCTTGCTACGCAAACTTTTTTAATGCAAATTTCCAGGGACAGGGAACTTTAACGACAGTCGCGTTAACTTTAACGACAGAAGCGGACGAACGGAACGGAGCGTCCGTACGCAACCGGCCAACCGCCACGTGCCTGCCGGTGACGGTTTCAACTGACATAACTGCCCCCACGCACGGGTCACGGACTCACGCCCGGGCGCCAACGCCAGTCGCCCGCGGACCCGCGCGCTTGCTTGCTGCCCCGGAAAGCCCAGAACTACCCCTGCCCGCCTTGGCTGCAGGTGGAGGAGGGCATTTCGGTCCTTCAAGGAAAAGTTCTCCGGTGCCCCTGCGCGTGCCCTGCCGGCGGCGGAGAAGCGTCCCGCTCCCGTGAGGCGTGGGCCCGGTCCCTGGTCCGCGGGTCGGGGTCGTGGGGTGCCTGTGGGTCCCACGCGTCAGGCGCAGCGCGTCCACGGCGCGTCGCTGCCGCGTTGTTCCGTCCGTCCGCCGCGTTTCCCTCACTCGGTTTTGTACTGCCCTAcaagtttctttttcttttttttttatcttccTCGGTTTGTTGTTGCTTTTTTTATCTTCATTCACTCGGTTTGTTTTAGTGCCAGCACTCATCGTAACGCGCCGTTTAGCCTCGCTAACCGCGCTTTTTGCCACGTCGTCACAGTGTCACAATGTTGTAGGTCCAGTTTCGTCTGCCACGTAAAACATCTCTCATGACATGACAACTTAACATTTCTATAACGAGATAGaggggaaaagaaaaagaaacaaatTCACTCGGGGTTCTAACTTCAAGATGAGTCATCaagttaaatatatatatatgtactgaAGCCTCGTTTGCTTCTATCCAAAAacccatcgaatttttagacacatgcatgaagtattaaatatagaaaaaaataaaaactaattacacagtttggtcgaaatttacaagacgaatcttttgagcctagttagtccatggttggacaataattaccacaaacaaacgaaagtgctacagtatcgcgaaatttttcacatcgggaactaaacacggcttGAAACAAATAGGATGAAATTACACATTGAGGGTGGGTATTGTATCTATGTTTCTTTTTTATAACGTGGCAGTCTTGAGAACAATATTATAAAACTCTCTGCCAAGAATGATCTAAGGGCAAACTAAAATGATTTCCATGTTCATTAGTTATTACAAAAGACAAAATGTTAATATGACATTAAAGTTAAGGAAAAGCGAATGATGAGATGGTTTCCTCGACAAGAAATCATGTCTACACAAAAACAGAAACATGAAAAGATTTGATAGGTTGTAGGTGATATGTACAAGAGGAAAGACACatgatttagaaaaaaaaaatcattgaaAAATCATCTATTGCGGATATGATTTTTATGTTTTGTTTCTACAAGGTTTGATAATAAGTATAGAAACCATGAGATAATTCACGGGTTAGAACTGCTCTAAGGGCACATGTAGATAGGCTCAGCTAATTTGTGAGCACGCATTACATACCATTGCAAACTTAAACATCTCATCCACTTTCTACACATGAACCGGTAATGCGTGCAATTATAAAAGAAACTTTCAGTAAGCATatcaatttttttgaatttcaacgCGGGGGGGGGATGGGATTTCCCCACATGAACTTTATTGAACTTGGGCCTTAAAAACCCTGATTACAAAGGAGCTTTACAGGGTAACAAAAAACTCAACACATAAGGACTTATAAACTACAAGTTGTTTCTAGATATCGCCTGATCAAAAGCTTTGATCCATTCTTCTGCCACCCTTTTGCTCTTCTTCGACAACCGTTGCTTCCAGAGAGTGGCATCCCCTTTGCAAAGCAGAAATAACTGATGGATAGAAATTTGCTCCTCTCTGAAGACAAAAGCGTTTTTTCTCTTCAGAGCTGCCTGCAGCACAAAGCTATAAACGCGCTGTATTGTTCATCTGGGATGCCGCTGATCTTTGGTGCACTATATGCTGCTCTAAGAAAAGTTCATGATATTTTAGACGTCATGATTTAGAGCAAAAACAGGTCTATGGAGTTTGAGTTTCTGAAACCTAGGAAATTAAACACTACACCTCTCCACGAtatgttttaaaataaaaaaaaacgtcTTCCGTCTTCTTAATATTTGTTAGTGTGTTTTTGCTTGTTTTTTTCTTGTAGTTTTCCAATATAAAATTTGGTACTAGTTGGAAGCAAAGGGAGCACAAAGACATGTTGTCAACGACGTGAGATCGACTAATAGCTGGAGCCACCAACAGCACAATCTTACAGGAGATACTGCATGTCTATCCATATAATGCCCCCACCAAACAGAAtggaaaaaaaatatactagTACTACAAATGGTCTATTTGTATTAGCTGTTAAGTAATAGTTACCTAGctaataattcatagctattaACTAATCTTATTTGCTATTAGCTAGTTTGCTTCAACTAGTGAAATAGTAACAATTAGCTAAACTATTAGCTAGCCATATCAGAATTAAGGATGTAGTAATTATTAGCTACTAACTATTAGCTCTACAAATCCAAACATGACTTAAAGCCAATGATAAACCTACATGTCACAGCACATTACCAAATGACCTATTCCCAATTAGACACTATTTATAAGTACTGAATGGCAAAACAAACACACTCTAAAcgtgaaggataataaaaaccATAAGTACCCCcaagaacaagaacaaaaacaaaaacaaaaaacaaaaacattCCTTCCAAGTCCAGAAGAATTTCCAGCAGCAAACCAGGctataaataaacaaaacaagCAGAAGCATTCCCCCCCTCTCCCCTTCCATTTGCAAGCACTTTCACACGCCTATCTCTTCTTCTCctaaaattaactaattattatctcGCTTAATTTAAACTATAATAATCACCTCCCTAATCTCGCGGCCTCGTATAAAACCTCCCCACCACCCCCCTCCccatcgtcctcgtcctcgaggGAGGCAACCCCCACCCCACATCCCCATCGCCACCAGCGCCCCTCGCCCCTCGCCACGCCACTAGCGGGCGCGCACCCGGCAGCCCGCGAACCCCGCTCGTCCTCCCGCCCGCTTGCTTGCTTGCTCaggcgagagagagagacagacgAGAGACGAGATCCGCTCCGGGCCGGCGGCGAGTAGGATCGCCGGGCGATGCCGGTGACGGACTACCAGGGCTCAACCTCCTCGCCCTTCTCCTTCGGCCGCTCGCTGCTCTCGCTCCGCAGGGACACCACCACCGCAATCATGCCGTCGGGCGAGGAAGCCGACGTCGAGGCGTTCCAGCGCCACGTCGCGTCGACGCTCGCGGAGCTGCTGCCCGCGGCGGACGCCGGTGCCggcgacgcggcggcggcggaggcgggcgAGGAGTTCCTCTCCGCCGCGTGGATCCGCCGCCTGCTGGAGGCGTTCGTGCTGTGCCAGGAGGAGTTCCGCGTCGTGGTGGCCCAGGCGCGGCGCCGCGCGGGCGCGCAGCTGCCCGCGGCAGCCGAGAGGATGGTGGCCGAGTTTCACGAGCGCGCCGTCAAGGCGCTCGACGTCTGCAACGCGGCCCGCGACGGCGTCGACCAGGTCCGCCGCTGGGAGCGCCTCGCCGACATCGCGGCGTCCGTGCTCAGGTGCCCCGGGGAGGTCCACGAGGGCCAGCTACGCCGCGCGCGCAAGGCGCTCACCGACCTCACCGCGCTCCTCGTCGACGACGCCGCGGCCGCGTCGGGGGCCGGCGGCGTCGCCTCGTTCCTCTCCTCCCACCGCAACCGCTCCTTCGGCCGCGCGCGGGCCTCCCCGTCGCGCACCGCCGGCTCGGCCGCCGCGGCATCCGCGTCCGCCTCCCACTTCCGCTCCCTGTCATGGAGCGTGTCCCGCACCTGGTCCGCCGCGCGCCAGCTGCAGGCCATCGGGGCGGGGCtcgccgcgccgcgcgcgcacGAGGCGGGCCTCGCCGCGCCCGTCTACTCCATGGGCTGCGTGCTCCACCTCACCGCCTGGGCGCTCGTCGCCGCCGTCCCGTGCCCGGACCGCGGCAACGCGCTGCAGACCTACCACCTGCCAGCCGCCCCGCCTCGCGCCTCGTTCCCCTGGGCGCCGCCTCTCCTCGCCCTGCAGGAACGCCTCGCCGAGGAAGGCAAGCGCAAGGACAGGCGCCATTCCTGCGGCCTGCTCAAGGAGATCCACTCGCTCGAGAAGTCCACGCAGAAGCTCGCCGAGGCAATCGACGCGGCGCCGATCCCGCTCTTCGGCGACAGGGAGAACGACGTGCGGGAGGCTGCCGCCGagctcgccgccgtgtgtgaagCCATGAGGGACGGCCTGGAGCCGCTGGAAAGGCTGGTGCGCGAGGTGTTCCACCGCATTGTGCGCAGCCGCGTCGATGGCCTCGATTCATCCATGCACAATGCCGACTGATTTGATTCGCCCGCACACCGCCACCGATCGAAATCCTGCCTGCAATTGGGCAATTGTGGCGGCGACCGTAGGTAGCTCTTCTTGCTTCTTGGTTTGCTCGTTTATGTTTTCTGGTCATATTGAGTACGTATATCTTCTTGTAAAGAAGGGATTTGAATGTGGCCATCATGATGTAAAGATGGCTGCTtagttcccatgtttttgatgcTGCATttggtatatatataatatttcatCCAATTTTTGTTAGCCATAGTGGCCGATTAATGATTAACCTGTTATGTTCTACAGTACTTCTTGAGTTCTATTCTACAAGATCGTTCAGAAATGTAGCATTTGATCTCGTTATAAGATGGAACAAGGGGAAGGTAGTTTTCTCCCTTGATTGATTGTGCCGCTTAAAATAATCTGAGATGGCTTGGCATCTTTTGGGTTGCAAAGATTTTATTTTGGAAGTTGCTTTGCAAGGAATGTTGGTAGAATATATAGTCTCGTTGTGCTCTGAAGTTGTTCATGATCACTTGAGACATGTGATCTTTGATGTACTCCACGAGTTATGGAAATGGGGGAAGCGAGCTTTCTTCTGTAAACTGAAATTGCCGGTTACAGTTTGGTATCTTTCGTATGTTTTGCTTTCTGAAGATTACAACGCTGTCACACAT from Sorghum bicolor cultivar BTx623 chromosome 8, Sorghum_bicolor_NCBIv3, whole genome shotgun sequence encodes:
- the LOC8079858 gene encoding uncharacterized protein LOC8079858, with amino-acid sequence MSQILLLLRLSAHSHGVRIHGCRRLSSAVYGGGRRPAGPPRDDEASRAVRVSVWWDFENCNIPNGVNVNRVAPRVSAALRAAGIRGPLSITAFGDVLQLARSSQEALAATGVSISHVPSSGKNSSDRSFMADLVYWIAQNPPPVHFFLISGDKDFANILHRLRMSNYNVLLACPSSATSVLCSAATIMWPWDGLVRGEDLSPKRFNHPPDGLHGSWYGHCQGALDDPSLEKESKEPINVASDPKHFSVPSDTKPSSAPKYVTNAILEVLRSYPEGMRISELRGQLIKNSIDLDTDFFGHKKFSRLLESMPNVVKLVDHPSENQLYAIPVNKRLLQPGDRALDDPFLEKESEEPIKVPTESQHCSVPSDTKPSSVPKYVKNAILETLRSYPEGINLSLLRTELKKKTICLGPGFFGYKKFSCLLQSIPDIELVGPQTGEGYAIAVNRRLLQPGDGCTKTLSSDQCNVRENNPTGTAHTDKKHTLSSSQSIDWSRSFIETLSEHPPTFSVLPSPSNGLSEDQNECPVADVSGSTESPSKHREVDEMTTPGTPSSSGVENAANKDGFFKRIWTMWNGPENVKSEVSQNCESISAEVIDDLQKMTSSKNDRSDGTESTAAVSDNLSISLGDDHSEKIKRDPSIPENPEPCRKPVAVSVSKPGKKDDISEMNWGLFNWASRWWTFGKSDADSSTTNINADDELKTDSIEEFESSNVPTYGSAQQVVHEIFTKPDLWAVLEQQLSEPLGSEVILKAKTREELAHGLRKLNCWPLKGLLEKDLHHLVHLLISEKKWIEETSSRLFPFRLTLPHKRKCVPSSSNKSNGLSFIFSSGKPQKGKYVYKSRKSKSLTREEILSDCHKLLKELLSESEYGFNIGIFKRCFTQKYGYELNHQKLGYPDLESLLQIMPDARVKFPRVMPSEHGNGQGGSKANGNRSNGDDLIWEELGPVSATTATAAAGVDKEMCYCPPTPSDDEFSDSDSVKDQQPRRNTEQQSSLLQIIGSWNSSKSDGCSKKPQDIDGLVDCSRRSPGNLDSMALGKAQTSSKLSHKQYSFVSDSGEDSEPDKLVESVLGSLQKARASKLHN
- the LOC8079859 gene encoding uncharacterized protein LOC8079859, translating into MPVTDYQGSTSSPFSFGRSLLSLRRDTTTAIMPSGEEADVEAFQRHVASTLAELLPAADAGAGDAAAAEAGEEFLSAAWIRRLLEAFVLCQEEFRVVVAQARRRAGAQLPAAAERMVAEFHERAVKALDVCNAARDGVDQVRRWERLADIAASVLRCPGEVHEGQLRRARKALTDLTALLVDDAAAASGAGGVASFLSSHRNRSFGRARASPSRTAGSAAAASASASHFRSLSWSVSRTWSAARQLQAIGAGLAAPRAHEAGLAAPVYSMGCVLHLTAWALVAAVPCPDRGNALQTYHLPAAPPRASFPWAPPLLALQERLAEEGKRKDRRHSCGLLKEIHSLEKSTQKLAEAIDAAPIPLFGDRENDVREAAAELAAVCEAMRDGLEPLERLVREVFHRIVRSRVDGLDSSMHNAD